The genomic segment ATTATGCTTACGGTAAAATCTTCAGGCAAGGCTTTGGAATCATGATAGGATCCATACTGGCCTTTCTGGTTAGCCAGCTTCTGGATGCATATGTATTTCATACCATAAAAAATAAAACAGCAGGCAAAGGAATCTGGTTGAGAGCTACTCTTTCAACTCTTATATCCCAACTCATTGACAGTTTTCTGGTACTTTATATAGCCTTTTATATCTTTGGAGGAGAGTCTCAATGGTCCTTGTCACAGATCTTTTCTATAGGAATCATTAACTATATCTACAAGTTTAGTGTTGCAGTTATACTGACTCCACTACTCTATGTTGCACATTATTTAATTGATATCTATCTGAAAGATCCTAAATCTGAAAATGCACTAGCTCTTGATTAAGATTTCCTTCTTCTTACATTATCAAGAATAACTGCACTTGCGACTGCAACATTTAAAGATTCCGCGCCACCAAACCGAGGGATTGTAATCTTATCTGTTACATACTCCTCGAGTTCCTTGTTTATACCTGAAGCTTCATTCCCTAATAGTATTGCACCTGTTTCAGGAAAATTTATTTTATGAATGTTATCACCATTGAGGAACGCACCAAAAACTTTCACGCCAGCATTATTTAATTCTTTAAGATAGATTTGCAGATTACAGTAGTACATATCTACACGAATAAATGATCCTTTTGTAGCGGAAATAACTTTAGGATTATAACGTTCCGCACATTGTTCGCTGCAAATTATTTTTGAAATCCCATACCAGTCTGCAATTCGAATCAAAGTACCAAGATTTCCGGGATCTCTAACCTCATCCAGTACAAGTATAAACTCTCCTTTATTTGCATTCAACGGCCTCTCCTCTTTCATTTTCACAATAGCTAATGCAGCATTATTACTTTCCAGTGTACCGGCTTCGCTCAACTCTTTCTCATCAGCATATTCATAGTCGACACAAGAAGATTTTAAGATAACTTCATTTTCTTCAAAAAAATGGCGCGTAACAAAAAGATGCTCAATCTTAAAGTCAGAGTCTAATAATTCCTTCACATTTATAGCACCTTCAACCAAAAACATTTGGTGCAGTTTACGGTATTTCTTAATTTGTAAAGATTTGATAAGTTTTTGTTTATTTCTGGAAATCATACCCAGTGCCGAATTTTAAGTCAATATATTATATTTTATTCATAGGAAGTACGCTTTTTTTTACCTTCGCCTGCTCACCGACAAAGCAACTTAAAGAAAACGAGTACCTTCTGTACAGACAGACCATTAAAGGAAACAAAAAAATTCCTTATGATGACCTCTCTGTCTACTATAAACAAATTCCTAACAGGAAATTTTTAGGCACAACGCCCTATGTTGCTATATACTATTTTGGAAAAAGAAATTATGACTCTTTAAAAATTGCTAACAAAAGAGATTCTGTTGAAAAAAAATTCGACAAAAAAATAGAAGCCACTCAAAAACCTAAAAAACGCAGAAGACTGGAAGACAGAAAAGAGAAACGACTTGAGGTTTTAAATAAAAATTTAAAAGAAGGCAACTGGCTCATGAGAGTTCCAGGTGAGCCCCCCATAATTTACGATTCCGCCCAAATGAATCTGACAGAAAAACAAATGAGATACTATCTTCATTCTCAAGGTTATTTTCTTTCAGATATAACTTCAAAGGTGGACACTTCGGGTAAAAAAATTTCCATCGTATACAAAATCCATGAAGGTGATTACTACAAGATAAAATCTATAAAATATTCAATAAAAGATAATAAGATAGACAGCCTGGTTAAAGCAAGCCTTAAAGATTCTCCATTGAAAGTGAATAACAGATATAAAGAATCTGATGTTTCCGATGAAAGAGAAAGACTTACAAAATTACTTAAAGACAATGGGTACTTCGATTTCAGCCGACAATATATATTCTTTAAATTAGATAGTACTATCGGCAAAAAAATGATAGCAATGGAAATCCTGATCCAAAACCCTTCAGGAAAGGATTCTCATGATCAATTTACAATCTCCCAGATCTATTTTAATACTGACATATCCTCTAGGAAGGAGAAAACAAGGGACACTGTTGAATACAGAGGAATCCATTATATATTTTATGACAAGCGTTTTTCTAAAAAGCTACTGAATTCCAAAATGAGTTTTCACCCTGGTGATCTTTACAACCAGAGCAAAATCCAGATAACACAGAGACAGTTGGGAAGTATGGATATGTATAGGTTTGTTAATATAAACTTTGAAAAAAATAAAGATTCGGCTCAAACGCTTACTGCTTTTATAAATACCAGCCCTCTGCAAAAATATCAGCTAACGCAAGAATATGGAGTGAATGTTGGGCAGGCCCTGGTTCCGGGTCCTTTCGGAAACATCACAATCAGGGCAAGAAATTTCCTGAAAGGATATGAAGTTTATGAAACCTCGTTCAGATATTCTATTGACGGGCAATACGGGTTTTCAGACTCAACAGGAGTTTTCAAAACTCAGGAATATGGAGTTAATACCAGTGTTTCCTTTCCTCAGATTTTCATTCCTACTCAATTAAGATTTAAATTCAAAGAATATGCTCCGAGAACAAAACTGCTTACCGGATATAATTTCGTAATGCGCCCAGAATATACGAGACAAACTATCAGGGGTGCATTGACATATAGCTGGATGCCTAGTATTTTTAAACAATACAATGTTTCTCCAATTGATATCAATATAATTAACTCTGTAAAGAGTACCAACTTCACAAATTACCTTGCTAAGCTAGATAGTTCCGGAAATAAACTAAGTGTCAGCTTCAGGCCTGCTTTTGTTACAAGCTTCAATGCCTATTTCGTCTATAATAACAGTGAATTTGGCAAGATCAAAAAATCAAAATATTTCAAGCCTTTTGTTGAAATCGGAGGATTAATTCCTGCGCTTTTAAGACAGACAGACTCTACTCTCTTTGGTTTGCAGTACTTTGAATTTATACGTCTAAATTCTGACCTGCGGTTTTATCGTCCTGTGGGCAAAACCAATGTAATTGCCACCCGAATAAATGCCGGCATTGCCCGACCTTTCGGGAATTCAGCAAAAAATGGAAATTTTGTTTTACCATATGAAAAATATTTCTTTGCTGGAGGAAGCAATAGCATCCGAGCCTGGAGACCTCGCCGACTTGGCCCCGGCTCCTATAAAGATCCTATAAACGGTTACAAATTTGAACAACCCGGAGAAATTTTACTTGAAGCAAGCTTAGAATATCGATTTAATATTTTCAGCTTTTTTGATGGAGCAGTTTTTGCAGATGCCGGAAACACATGGACATTTAACTATGACGAAACGAGACCCGGAAGCCAGTTTAAATTTGATTCTTTTTACAAACAAATCGCTTTATGTATTGGCTATGGTATCAGACTCAACTTTTCCTTCCTGATACTCAGATTTGATATTGGATCGAAAATCTACGATCCTGGAGAACCTGAAGGAAAAAGGTTTATTGCACAAAAATTAATAAAATATCCTCCATTTGGAATTGCAAGTCAGACAGCTCTTAACATTGGTATTGGTTATCCATTCTAGCATTGATTAAGACTTCTTCTTGACACTAATCAAATTTTAAAAGAAATTGCATACGTAAACACAAGTGGCTCATATCAAAAAACTGCAACAAATAGAATAGTATTAATGAATAGAACAGAAATAGAAGGCTTCTTTAAAGGGTTGCAAGAAAGGATAACTACAGCATTGGAAGAATGTGACGGTAAAGCATTCTTTGAAGAAGATATTTGGACAAGAGCTGAAGGCGGAGGCGGCAGAAGCAGAGTAATTCAAAATGGAAATGTCTTTGCTAAAGGAGGAGTTAATTTTTCTGCAGTATGGGGGCCAGCTCCAGAAAAAATCACGAAAGCTCTGCAAGTAAATGGGAATGAGTTTTATGCTACCGGAGTTTCTATTGTAATTCACCCACAATCTCCTATGGTACCTATTATCCATATGAATGTAAGGTACTTTGAAATGAATGATGGGACCTGGTGGTTTGGAGGAGGGATTGATCTTACCCCCCACTACATCAACTCTGAAGATGCAATATATTTCCATAAAAATCTAAAAGAGGTTTGTGACCGCTATCATTCATCATATTATCCTCAATTCAAAGAGTGGGCAGACAACTATTTCTTCATCCCTCACAGAAATGAAACCAGAGGAATAGGAGGTATCTTCTTTGATCGCCTTTCAGAAGACCGGGAAAAAGGAATTTCGAAAGAAGACAGGTTTGCATTTGTTAAAGCTGTTGGAAATCTTTTTGCTCCTTTGTACATAGAAATTGTAAATAGGAACAAAGAAAAACATTACTCTGAAGTTGAAAAAAAATGGCAAAGCCTTAGACGCAGCAGATATGTAGAATTCAATCTTGTGTATGATAAAGGAACCAAATTCGGACTTGACACCAATGGTAGGACTGAATCTATCCTTATGAGCATGCCCCCATCTGCAAATTGGGAATATAATTATTCCCCTCCAGAAGGAAGCAGAGAAGCTGAAACAACTTCCCTGCTTAGAAAAGGTATCAATTGGGCATATAATAAATAACAAATGCTGGAAACATTAGACAAGTGGGATAAAGCTTTAATGGTTTATCTCAATACCCTTCACTCTCCCGCACTTGATGGTACAATGATCTTCCTTTCAGCCAAAGCTGTCTGGATACCATTGTATTTACTTATTATTGGAATCATAATTAAGATCTACAGAAAAAAATCCATAGTTGTCATTTTAATCATTATTTCACTAATCGGTGCAACGGATTTCATTACGTCATCTATAATAAAACCTCTTGCTAAAAGAGAAAGGCCTTGCCATGACAAGGAAATTCAATCAACACTTTATGTCCCAATTGGCTGTGGAGGAACATACGGATTTGTCTCTTCCCATTCCGCCAACACATTTGCTTTGGCAACAATTTTATTGCTTATTTCCAGAAAAAAAATCTGGGCATTGCTCTATTTATGGGCTTTTTCAGTTGCTTACAGCCGCATATATCTCGGGGTTCATTATCCGGGAGATATTGTGTGCGGAGCTTTTATTGGTATTATCCTTGGCCTCCTATTCTTCATGCTTTATAAGAAACTGAATAAAGAAAGCCACAGGTCAACTACAACAAATTAAGTCGCCCCATAAATTCATCTTTATAAGAAGCACCAATAGGAATCTGCTTGTTATTGATGAGAATGAAAAGATTTTCTATTGCCTCAATTTTATCAGTATTGACAATATATGATCTATGTACCCTCGCGAAGTTTTCTTTAGGCAGCCTAGCCTGGAATCCCTTCATAGTAGAGTGGACAATGTATTTATTGTTATTTGAAGTGAAGATCATTATATAATCAGCCAATGCTTCAATATAAAGGATATCTGCCAGATTGATTTTCACAAACCTCTGCTCGCTTCGAACATATAGCTCATTTCTATTGGTAAGACGAATCTGCTGCATTTCCAGCATTTCCTTTACCTTTCCTACTGCAATTAGAAATCTTGCATAAGTAAGAGGCTTTAGCAAATAATCTACAACTTTATATTCAAATGCCTCTGCTGCATGATCTTTCTTAGAAGTAATCAGCACAACCAACGGAGGATCATCAAGTGATTTAATAAGTTCATACCCAGACATCTCGGGCATTTCCACATCCAGGAATAGAATATCTACTTTTGTTTTACTTAAAACATTTGCAGCTTCAATTCCACTAGTGCAAACACCAACGAGCTTTAAGGAATCTGTTTGCTGAACGAAATGCTGGACCATATTTCTGGACATTTCTTCATCATCGACAATTAAGCAATCCATTAGTTCTTGGGAATTTGTGTTACAACTTTAATTATGATTAATTTAAAACTAAGAAAACCTGTCTGCAAGTATTTTTTGAATATATTTTCCTAAAATATCAAACTCCAGATTCACTATAGCCCCTTTTTCAACAAATTTAATATTGGTATGTTCAAATGTATAAGGAATGATGGCAACTGAAAAAGAACTTTTTCCAGCATTTACAACAGTTAAACTTATCCCATTTACACAAATAGAACCTTTTTCTACAACGATTCCATTTTTAGAAGGATCAAATTCAAATGTATATAACCAACTTCCATTATGATTAAGAACCTCCTGGCAAATACCTGTTTGATCTACATGACCTTGTACTATATGGCCATCAAAACGACCGGAGGCAGGCATTGCCCTTTCCAGATTTACAAAATCACCCTGCTTAAGAGTTCCCAGATTAGTTTTATTTAAGGTTTCCTCAATAGCTGTTACGTCAAAAGTATTATTTTGTCTATTGACATTTGTGACGGTAAGGCAAACTCCATTATGGGAGACACTTTCATCAGGTCTCAGATCATTTGCAAAATTAGCTTCAATTTTGAACCTGAGATTTCCTTGTAAGGCTTCTACGGAAATAACCCGTCCCAACGTTTCAATAATTCCAGTAAACATATAAAAATTTATTTTCCTCTGCCCTGAATCATAATGAGAACAGTGTAAAGTATAATTCTGAAATCCATTGCCAGAGACATATTTTCAATATACAAAATATCGTATTTCAGTCTTTTAACCATTTGATCCACATTTTCAGCATATCCAAATTTCACCTGACCTAGAGAAGTTATTCCCGGACGTACTCTGTGCAAATGAATGTAATGTGGTGCGTGTTTTACTATCTGGTCAATAAAATAATGCCTTTCAGGCCTTGGTCCAACCAAAGACATTTCACCAATTAACACATTAAAAAATTGAGGAAACTCATCTATCCTGGTTTTCCTCATAAATTTTCCCCAGGGAGTAATTCTAGCATCATCTGAAGAAGATAAGGCTGGCCCCATCATTTCAGAATTCACATACATACTTCTGAATTTAATAATTTTAAAAGGCTTACCATCTTTACCAATTCTCTCCTGCAAATAAAATATTGGCCCCTTAGAGGAGTATTTTGTCATAAGAGAAACAAACAACAAAAATGGAAAACCTAAAGTCAGCACAATAACGGCCGCCACAATATCTACCCCCCTCTTCACAATTTTCTGCCATAAAGGAATAAGATCCTGATTGATCTCAATCAAAGGAACTCCGAAAACCTGATGTATTTTCACAGAACCTAATAGCAAATGATACACATCCGGAATAATACTAATTCTTATTTTTTTACCTGTTAAAAGTCCTAAAATTTCAGAGATCCTATCATGTTCATTAGGCTCTACAGCAATAATTACATGCTCTATTTTATTTTCAGAAATTATGGTACTCAGGGATGTATAGCTCCCCAAGAATGTCAAATCCTGCTCCATTTCCTTCCCGTTCTCCTGATGAACTCTTACAAATCCAATTACATCAATCCCAATTACAGATGCATTTTTCTGAACTTCAAGAAGTATATCTTTAGCTCGCTTGTCTGAGCCAATTATAATACCTTTAAAACTCAGTTTCTTATTTTTTATAAGTTTTTTTATTCTGGTGATTAAAGCAACCCTGAAAAAAGTAGTAAGCGTAAATTCTGTTAAGAAATATGTGAAGAAAGTTTTATAGTAAGCTGTATACCGATTGACCCCAGCATCGTCTAAAAAGAGAATAAAAAAGACTAAAACACAACCTAAAAATGTAGTTGTTAGTAAAAGTAAAACTTCTTTTACCCTTGATTTCTGATATATATCTCTATAAAATCCAAAAAAAGCATAAAATACCACCCAATAAGTACCTATAATCAATGAATTTCTGATTAAAAGCATAGTAAACTGCCTGCCACTTTCATCCAGTATATATTTTCTCAAAAAGAAAAAAAGTAGCCAGGCTATCACAGCCGCTAAAAAATCTAATGTAACATAGCTAAAGATATGGTATTTTTTTTTCAACTTTAAAAAGTCTTTTATTTTACAAACTATTTTAAATTCCTGAATATTGTTCTTCTTTTTAAAGTAAGCGGAGTTAAAAAATATTCACTTTGGAATAATTTACTCAAAAATATAGTTTTTTTTATAAAGGTTAAAATTTAAAATTTAAGTGTTTAATCATGGAGGATAATTATAAAACGCAAGGGCTGAGAAGGCAATTGATTAAAAAACTGAAAGACAAAGGAATAAACAACGAAGAGGTTTTAAAAGCTATTGAAAAAGTACCCCGTCATTTTTTCTTTGAGAAAGCTTTCCTTGAGCATGCCTATGAAGATAAAGCATTTCCAATAGGAGAAGGACAGACAATTTCTCAACCTTATACAGTTGCTTTTCAAACTTCACTATTGGAAATAAAAAAAGGGGATAAAGTTCTTGAAATCGGAACAGGATCGGGATATCAGAGTAGTGTACTTCTAGAACTGGGTGCGAAGCTTTACACAATAGAATACCTTAAACCTCTGTATGAAAAAGCGAAAGCTTTTTTACACTCTCAGAAATACAAAGTTAACGTCTTTTGCGGGGACGGCACTCTTGGTTTACCTCAATTTGCACCTTACAACA from the Sporocytophaga myxococcoides genome contains:
- a CDS encoding TrmH family RNA methyltransferase is translated as MISRNKQKLIKSLQIKKYRKLHQMFLVEGAINVKELLDSDFKIEHLFVTRHFFEENEVILKSSCVDYEYADEKELSEAGTLESNNAALAIVKMKEERPLNANKGEFILVLDEVRDPGNLGTLIRIADWYGISKIICSEQCAERYNPKVISATKGSFIRVDMYYCNLQIYLKELNNAGVKVFGAFLNGDNIHKINFPETGAILLGNEASGINKELEEYVTDKITIPRFGGAESLNVAVASAVILDNVRRRKS
- the tamL gene encoding translocation and assembly module lipoprotein TamL, giving the protein MPNFKSIYYILFIGSTLFFTFACSPTKQLKENEYLLYRQTIKGNKKIPYDDLSVYYKQIPNRKFLGTTPYVAIYYFGKRNYDSLKIANKRDSVEKKFDKKIEATQKPKKRRRLEDRKEKRLEVLNKNLKEGNWLMRVPGEPPIIYDSAQMNLTEKQMRYYLHSQGYFLSDITSKVDTSGKKISIVYKIHEGDYYKIKSIKYSIKDNKIDSLVKASLKDSPLKVNNRYKESDVSDERERLTKLLKDNGYFDFSRQYIFFKLDSTIGKKMIAMEILIQNPSGKDSHDQFTISQIYFNTDISSRKEKTRDTVEYRGIHYIFYDKRFSKKLLNSKMSFHPGDLYNQSKIQITQRQLGSMDMYRFVNINFEKNKDSAQTLTAFINTSPLQKYQLTQEYGVNVGQALVPGPFGNITIRARNFLKGYEVYETSFRYSIDGQYGFSDSTGVFKTQEYGVNTSVSFPQIFIPTQLRFKFKEYAPRTKLLTGYNFVMRPEYTRQTIRGALTYSWMPSIFKQYNVSPIDINIINSVKSTNFTNYLAKLDSSGNKLSVSFRPAFVTSFNAYFVYNNSEFGKIKKSKYFKPFVEIGGLIPALLRQTDSTLFGLQYFEFIRLNSDLRFYRPVGKTNVIATRINAGIARPFGNSAKNGNFVLPYEKYFFAGGSNSIRAWRPRRLGPGSYKDPINGYKFEQPGEILLEASLEYRFNIFSFFDGAVFADAGNTWTFNYDETRPGSQFKFDSFYKQIALCIGYGIRLNFSFLILRFDIGSKIYDPGEPEGKRFIAQKLIKYPPFGIASQTALNIGIGYPF
- the hemF gene encoding oxygen-dependent coproporphyrinogen oxidase — encoded protein: MNRTEIEGFFKGLQERITTALEECDGKAFFEEDIWTRAEGGGGRSRVIQNGNVFAKGGVNFSAVWGPAPEKITKALQVNGNEFYATGVSIVIHPQSPMVPIIHMNVRYFEMNDGTWWFGGGIDLTPHYINSEDAIYFHKNLKEVCDRYHSSYYPQFKEWADNYFFIPHRNETRGIGGIFFDRLSEDREKGISKEDRFAFVKAVGNLFAPLYIEIVNRNKEKHYSEVEKKWQSLRRSRYVEFNLVYDKGTKFGLDTNGRTESILMSMPPSANWEYNYSPPEGSREAETTSLLRKGINWAYNK
- a CDS encoding phosphatase PAP2 family protein — its product is MLETLDKWDKALMVYLNTLHSPALDGTMIFLSAKAVWIPLYLLIIGIIIKIYRKKSIVVILIIISLIGATDFITSSIIKPLAKRERPCHDKEIQSTLYVPIGCGGTYGFVSSHSANTFALATILLLISRKKIWALLYLWAFSVAYSRIYLGVHYPGDIVCGAFIGIILGLLFFMLYKKLNKESHRSTTTN
- a CDS encoding LytR/AlgR family response regulator transcription factor produces the protein MDCLIVDDEEMSRNMVQHFVQQTDSLKLVGVCTSGIEAANVLSKTKVDILFLDVEMPEMSGYELIKSLDDPPLVVLITSKKDHAAEAFEYKVVDYLLKPLTYARFLIAVGKVKEMLEMQQIRLTNRNELYVRSEQRFVKINLADILYIEALADYIMIFTSNNNKYIVHSTMKGFQARLPKENFARVHRSYIVNTDKIEAIENLFILINNKQIPIGASYKDEFMGRLNLL
- a CDS encoding riboflavin synthase, giving the protein MFTGIIETLGRVISVEALQGNLRFKIEANFANDLRPDESVSHNGVCLTVTNVNRQNNTFDVTAIEETLNKTNLGTLKQGDFVNLERAMPASGRFDGHIVQGHVDQTGICQEVLNHNGSWLYTFEFDPSKNGIVVEKGSICVNGISLTVVNAGKSSFSVAIIPYTFEHTNIKFVEKGAIVNLEFDILGKYIQKILADRFS
- a CDS encoding sugar transferase, with translation MKKKYHIFSYVTLDFLAAVIAWLLFFFLRKYILDESGRQFTMLLIRNSLIIGTYWVVFYAFFGFYRDIYQKSRVKEVLLLLTTTFLGCVLVFFILFLDDAGVNRYTAYYKTFFTYFLTEFTLTTFFRVALITRIKKLIKNKKLSFKGIIIGSDKRAKDILLEVQKNASVIGIDVIGFVRVHQENGKEMEQDLTFLGSYTSLSTIISENKIEHVIIAVEPNEHDRISEILGLLTGKKIRISIIPDVYHLLLGSVKIHQVFGVPLIEINQDLIPLWQKIVKRGVDIVAAVIVLTLGFPFLLFVSLMTKYSSKGPIFYLQERIGKDGKPFKIIKFRSMYVNSEMMGPALSSSDDARITPWGKFMRKTRIDEFPQFFNVLIGEMSLVGPRPERHYFIDQIVKHAPHYIHLHRVRPGITSLGQVKFGYAENVDQMVKRLKYDILYIENMSLAMDFRIILYTVLIMIQGRGK
- a CDS encoding protein-L-isoaspartate(D-aspartate) O-methyltransferase encodes the protein MEDNYKTQGLRRQLIKKLKDKGINNEEVLKAIEKVPRHFFFEKAFLEHAYEDKAFPIGEGQTISQPYTVAFQTSLLEIKKGDKVLEIGTGSGYQSSVLLELGAKLYTIEYLKPLYEKAKAFLHSQKYKVNVFCGDGTLGLPQFAPYNKILVTAGAPHVPEKLVEQLAPGGILVIPVGNEDTQHMVKIIKTSDNQIKQEQHGIFRFVPLTGKDGW